The genomic DNA AGTCCTAATTTTTTTGCGGCAATTAAAATTAGCGGTCTTTTTGCGAAGATGCATGTCCGTGTGGCACCTAAACAAGAAAAACCGTATCCACCATTTGTAGAAGCAGCACGCAATCAACCTGAATTTACAGCGGAGAATATTCAGGGAAAAGTTGTAGGGTTCTTTACACCTAAATTATTTCATGGTGCCTCTGCCGCAGGGTTTCATTTGCACTTTATCAGTGAGGATCACCAATTTGGTGGGCACATTCTTGATTTTGGCATTAAACAAGGGACTGTTTCGTGGATGGAAACAGCAGAATTGCGACAGCATTTTCCAGTTCATGATGCTGATTATCGGAATAAAGAAATTGATATTGCAAAAGCTTTGTCCGCAATTGAAGAAGCGGAATAACTGAATAACAAGGCACATTTCTCCACGCCCATTCAAGTTGACTAACTAGGTCAACTTGAATGGGCTTATTGCTGTTCGTCGCTTTTTGTTGTTATTTTTCAAAAAAAAATAGTATCCTTTTTATAATAAGCAAATAACAATTGGAAAGGATGGCGTAATGGACACACTTTATAGAAGTTGGCAATTGTCTGGTTGGCTCTATCATGATATTTTTGTTAT from Enterococcus faecalis includes the following:
- the budA gene encoding acetolactate decarboxylase, which produces MSEQYVYQHGTLGGLMESLMAGTAEIGTLLTQGDFGIGTLEGSNGEIILLDGTLYHANQTGEITILEGEELTPYAAVTRFQEDGAFPVSTETDENIKAQILEKISPNFFAAIKISGLFAKMHVRVAPKQEKPYPPFVEAARNQPEFTAENIQGKVVGFFTPKLFHGASAAGFHLHFISEDHQFGGHILDFGIKQGTVSWMETAELRQHFPVHDADYRNKEIDIAKALSAIEEAE